In Rhipicephalus sanguineus isolate Rsan-2018 unplaced genomic scaffold, BIME_Rsan_1.4 Seq480, whole genome shotgun sequence, the following are encoded in one genomic region:
- the LOC119377498 gene encoding uncharacterized protein LOC119377498: protein MIPARGAGPPGPPPTKPPELQPGTTPDQPQQMLAAVTNIGSTSGAGLQPPTATGQNYTPYFANLSLPPGQGPPMETISCLDVNLPEGQDEDFSDTSESSATITYMDATVISSNDSEKHIDVPPVKRCRGSKRLLMLPNSVPAENTPKPNLTIIFKPRNPEQIITRFNPLALKTAFEEAAPDGVLQVRPNERLNLLAVDTRHAEASERLLKVSSIAGVLVQAYEPRPANCGVGVIKGVPVDLDQADILAALLQRAPVRSVRRLGSSENVRIVFVTESAPEYVILGYTRYRVYKYVEAPRQCTKCQRFGHVAGACRLQARCSRCGGNHDRSTCGNEEPQCPNCKKKHESTSTRCPILRKEKQIHNYKMNNNVGYQSAKDAVRQQQKPRGGGQVMTPTADKGTPKNPPRIDDTNDFPSLPTCPSAPTPHIRGAQDGSSGLSKESRTPTSWRGSRECSARQDHGNIYSLLSAIVDAVRSFLTPMSSPVAKSILMLLDFLSPVLAQWR from the coding sequence ATGATCCCAGCAAGGGGTGCGGGGCCCCCGGGACCGCCCCCTACGAAGCCTCCTGAGCTTCAGCCAGGTACCACGCCAGACCAACCACAGCAGATGTTAGCGGCGGTAACCAACATCGGGTCAACCTCTGGCGCTGGATTGCAGCCTCCAACGGCTACAGGTCAGAACTATACTCCGTATTTTGCGAATCTCTCGCTACCACCTGGCCAAGGTCCTCCCATGGAGACCATTTCCTGTCTCGATGTCAATCTGCCTGAAGGTCAGGATGAAGACTTTTCTGACACGTCAGAATCTTCTGCTACTATTACATACATGGATGCTACCGTGATTTCTTCGAACGACTCGGAAAAACACATTGATGTACCGCCTGTCAAACGCTGCCGCGGATCGAAGAGGTTGCTCATGCTACCCAATTCTGTGCCCGCTGAAAACACACCTAAGCCGAACTTGACCATCATATTCAAGCCAAGAAACCCTGAGCAAATTATCACACGCTTCAATCCACTAGCATTGAAGACAGCCTTTGAAGAGGCAGCTCCAGATGGCGTACTGCAAGTACGACCGAATGAACGTTTGAATCTCCTGGCTGTCGATACTCGCCATGCAGAAGCTTCTGAACGTCTACTGAAAGTATCAAGCATTGCTGGAGTACTTGTACAAGCCTACGAGCCACGACCGGCCAACTGTGGAGTAGGCGTCATCAAGGGAGTTCCTGTAGACCTTGATCAAGCGGACATTCTCGCTGCTCTCCTTCAAAGAGCTCCCGTCAGGTCAGTAAGGCGACTAGGATCGTCAGAAAACGTCCGCATTGTGTTTGTCACCGAAAGTGCTCCAGAGTACGTCATCTTGGGCTACACACGTTACCGAGTGTACAAGTACGTTGAGGCTCCGAGACAGTGCACCAAGTGTCAGCGTTTTGGCCACGTTGCTGGTGCCTGCAGGTTACAAGCACGATGCTCACGCTGCGGGGGCAATCACGACCGATCTACCTGTGGAAACGAAGAGCCACAGTGCCCTAACTGCAAGAAAAAACATGAATCTACGTCTACTCGCTGCCCCATCTTGCGTAAAGAGAAGCAGATACATAATTACAAGATGAACAACAACGTTGGTTACCAATCAGCAAAAGATGCGGTACGCCAGCAACAGAAACCCCGAGGTGGTGGCCAAGTAATGACGCCCACAGCAGACAAAGGAACGCCGAAAAATCCGCCACGAATCGACGACACAAATGACTTCCCGTCTCTACCGACTTGCCCATCAGCTCCAACTCCTCACATACGAGGTGCTCAGGATGGCTCATCTGGCCTTTCGAAAGAGTCACGGACCCCAACTTCTTGGCGTGGATCACGCGAGTGCAGCGCTCGACAAGACCATGGAAACATATACTCATTGCTATCTGCGATTGTCGACGCTGTGCGCAGCTTCCTCACCCCAATGTCCTCTCCGGTGGCTAAGTCTATACTGATGCTGCTTGACTTTCTTTCTCCTGTTCTGGCACAATGGCGTTAA